One region of Bacterioplanoides sp. SCSIO 12839 genomic DNA includes:
- the rplI gene encoding 50S ribosomal protein L9, producing MQIILLEKVANLGELGEQVNVKPGYARNFLFPQNKAVPATKANVEQFEARRAELEKAAAEKLAEANGRKEKIEGIELSVAVRAGDEGKLFGSLGNRDIAELATEAGVELSKAEVRLPTGPIRSVGEFDVAIHLHAEVNAVLKLHVVAE from the coding sequence ATGCAAATTATCCTGTTAGAAAAAGTAGCAAACCTGGGTGAACTGGGCGAACAAGTAAACGTTAAGCCTGGTTACGCTCGTAACTTCCTGTTCCCACAAAACAAAGCAGTACCTGCGACTAAAGCAAACGTTGAGCAATTCGAAGCTCGTCGTGCTGAGCTGGAAAAAGCAGCTGCTGAGAAACTGGCTGAAGCAAACGGCCGTAAAGAGAAAATCGAAGGCATCGAGCTGTCTGTTGCAGTACGCGCAGGCGACGAAGGTAAGCTGTTCGGTTCTCTGGGTAACCGTGACATCGCGGAACTGGCTACCGAAGCTGGCGTTGAACTGAGCAAAGCTGAAGTTCGTCTGCCTACCGGTCCTATCCGTTCTGTTGGTGAGTTCGACGTTGCGATTCACCTGCACGCAGAAGTAAACGCTGTTCTGAAACTGCACGTAGTTGCTGAATAA
- the dnaB gene encoding replicative DNA helicase, whose protein sequence is MNDDYIPEADGEYGATVASSKTPPHSVEAEQSVLGSLMLDERAWESVSESTEDSDFYRQDHRQIFRAITHLVKSEQPIDVVTVAEELEERGQLDKVGGAAYLSRLVDMTPSIDNCGAYAEIVRERSQQRRLIEAATDIMDKAYEPDGATALDLLSDAEKSIAQIAEGNRQDGGPQVVAPILKSTLDQLDEMFNQPDGLSGLTTGFNEIDNRTSGWQKADLVIVAARPSMGKTTYAMNLVENALLATKRPCLVFSMEMPSESIVMRMLSSIGKIDQTRIRSGKLVDEDWPKLSAAVNMLKDLPLYIDDTAALTPQEMRNRARKVYRENNNDLAMIMVDYLQLMRVSGPSEGRTQEISEISRSLKAMAKEFNCPMIALSQLNRSLEQRPNKRPVNSDLRESGAIEQDADIIQFIYRDEVYNEDSPDKGVAELITGKHRNGPIGTDRLAFIGKHTRFENLAHGYEGDDDY, encoded by the coding sequence ATAAACGACGATTACATCCCGGAAGCGGATGGCGAATATGGCGCTACGGTTGCCTCCAGCAAAACACCGCCACACTCGGTAGAAGCGGAACAATCGGTGTTAGGCTCGCTGATGCTGGACGAGCGCGCCTGGGAGTCGGTATCGGAATCCACCGAAGATTCCGATTTTTATCGTCAGGATCACCGCCAGATTTTTCGTGCCATCACCCACCTGGTGAAATCAGAGCAACCGATTGACGTCGTTACCGTTGCTGAAGAACTCGAAGAGCGCGGTCAACTCGATAAAGTCGGTGGGGCAGCCTACTTAAGTCGCCTGGTGGATATGACACCGTCCATCGATAACTGTGGTGCTTATGCTGAGATTGTGCGTGAGCGCTCTCAGCAGCGTCGTTTGATTGAAGCCGCCACCGACATTATGGATAAGGCCTACGAGCCGGATGGTGCCACGGCATTGGACTTGTTATCGGATGCCGAAAAATCCATTGCTCAAATCGCCGAGGGCAACCGCCAGGACGGTGGCCCACAAGTGGTCGCCCCGATTCTGAAGAGCACGCTCGATCAGCTGGATGAAATGTTTAACCAGCCGGATGGGCTATCAGGCTTAACCACCGGCTTTAACGAGATTGATAACCGTACTTCCGGTTGGCAAAAAGCGGATCTGGTGATTGTTGCGGCGCGTCCGTCGATGGGTAAAACCACCTACGCCATGAACCTGGTGGAAAATGCGTTATTAGCCACCAAGCGCCCATGTTTGGTGTTCTCGATGGAGATGCCATCGGAATCCATTGTGATGCGGATGTTGTCGTCGATTGGCAAAATCGACCAGACCCGTATCCGTAGTGGCAAGCTGGTGGATGAAGACTGGCCGAAGCTGTCGGCGGCTGTGAATATGCTCAAAGACCTGCCGCTCTACATTGACGATACCGCAGCCTTAACACCGCAAGAGATGCGTAACCGCGCGCGCAAAGTGTATCGCGAGAACAACAACGATCTGGCCATGATCATGGTGGATTACCTGCAGTTGATGCGAGTGTCTGGCCCATCAGAAGGCCGGACTCAGGAAATTTCTGAAATCTCGCGCTCGTTAAAAGCCATGGCAAAAGAATTTAACTGCCCGATGATCGCGCTGTCGCAGCTGAACCGCTCGTTGGAGCAACGCCCGAACAAACGCCCGGTGAACTCGGATCTGCGGGAATCGGGTGCGATCGAGCAGGACGCGGATATTATTCAGTTTATTTACCGCGACGAAGTGTATAACGAAGATTCACCGGATAAAGGTGTGGCCGAATTGATTACCGGTAAGCACCGGAACGGCCCGATTGGTACCGACCGCTTAGCCTTTATTGGCAAGCACACCCGTTTTGAAAACCTCGCCCACGGTTATGAGGGCGATGACGATTATTGA
- a CDS encoding GNAT family N-acetyltransferase has protein sequence MNWNFSTPNFSLRLPQADQDGDALYELLSQPGVMAHIPKASMSVSAQSLDELRRVAMRFEVRESACWMVEGAFDKQLIARVGIQKINWMTESAQFWWELSDKVDFSVLAEVIPAVMNFCFDELQLNRLEMRLVKDSPLHEDYLKQLGFQLEGCLPAQQEFEGQSVDLKLYSFLANDRG, from the coding sequence ATGAACTGGAATTTTTCGACTCCGAACTTCTCCTTGCGTTTACCCCAAGCTGACCAAGACGGCGATGCATTGTATGAGCTATTAAGCCAGCCCGGAGTGATGGCGCATATCCCGAAAGCCTCCATGTCGGTTTCTGCACAATCACTCGACGAACTGCGCCGTGTGGCGATGCGTTTTGAGGTGCGTGAAAGTGCCTGCTGGATGGTCGAAGGTGCTTTTGATAAGCAATTAATTGCCCGTGTTGGCATTCAGAAGATTAACTGGATGACCGAAAGCGCTCAGTTCTGGTGGGAATTAAGCGATAAAGTCGATTTTTCGGTACTGGCGGAAGTCATTCCTGCGGTGATGAATTTCTGTTTTGATGAGCTGCAGTTAAACCGCCTGGAAATGCGCCTGGTAAAAGATTCACCATTGCACGAAGACTATCTCAAACAGCTTGGTTTTCAATTGGAAGGATGTTTGCCAGCCCAGCAAGAGTTTGAAGGGCAATCCGTTGACCTGAAGCTGTATTCTTTCCTGGCGAACGATCGCGGTTAG
- a CDS encoding slipin family protein produces the protein MEFIFNILFTVEAFALILVLIVLKSSIKFVPQNRAWLVERFGKYQSTKEAGLNFIIPFIDQIAADRSLKEQAVDVPSQSAITRDNITLTVDGVLYFRVLDPYKASYGVDDYVFAVTQLAQTTMRSELGKMELDKTFEERSQLNASIVNSINEASEPWGIQVLRYEIKDIVPPRSVMDAMEAQMKAERVKRAQILESEGDRQSAINVAEGKKQAQVLAAEADKAEQILNAEGEAQAIIAVADAQAEALRKVGEAANTAEGQKAIQLDLATKAIGAKEAIARESSVVLLPENNTDASALVASSMSIINSLNKQQS, from the coding sequence ATGGAATTTATCTTTAATATTCTTTTTACCGTTGAAGCATTTGCTTTAATTCTGGTGCTGATTGTTCTGAAAAGCAGCATCAAATTTGTACCACAAAACCGTGCCTGGCTGGTTGAGCGTTTTGGTAAATACCAATCTACCAAAGAAGCGGGTCTGAATTTCATTATCCCGTTTATTGATCAGATTGCCGCTGACCGTAGTTTGAAAGAGCAAGCGGTAGACGTGCCAAGCCAATCTGCAATTACCCGTGACAACATCACGCTGACGGTTGATGGTGTTCTGTATTTTCGTGTACTCGACCCTTACAAAGCCAGCTACGGTGTTGATGATTATGTATTTGCAGTAACACAACTGGCGCAAACCACCATGCGTTCTGAACTGGGTAAAATGGAACTGGATAAAACCTTCGAAGAGCGTAGCCAGTTAAATGCATCGATCGTCAATTCCATTAACGAAGCGTCTGAGCCATGGGGTATTCAGGTACTGCGTTACGAAATTAAAGACATTGTGCCACCACGTTCTGTTATGGATGCCATGGAAGCACAAATGAAAGCTGAGCGGGTTAAACGTGCTCAGATTCTGGAGTCTGAAGGGGATCGTCAATCAGCCATTAACGTCGCTGAAGGTAAAAAGCAGGCACAGGTTCTGGCAGCGGAAGCTGACAAAGCCGAACAAATCCTGAATGCAGAAGGTGAAGCTCAGGCGATTATTGCGGTAGCGGATGCACAGGCAGAAGCGTTACGCAAAGTCGGTGAAGCAGCAAACACTGCTGAAGGTCAAAAAGCCATTCAGCTGGATCTGGCGACCAAAGCGATTGGTGCCAAAGAAGCGATTGCACGTGAGTCCTCTGTTGTTCTGTTGCCAGAAAATAATACCGATGCCAGCGCTCTGGTCGCTTCTTCGATGTCGATTATTAACTCTCTGAATAAACAACAGAGCTGA
- a CDS encoding NfeD family protein, whose product MMEFFSSDNMAEILMVAGLAALIIEVAVLGFATFVLLFLGASLLITGLAMTVGLLDTTLVTALWSNALLTTVLALGLWKPLRRMQNNVESKEVNSDFAAETFILEVDVDIQGNTTRAYSGVQWKLKSQQPIAAGTLVKVIKTEVGVMWVEAA is encoded by the coding sequence ATGATGGAATTTTTCAGCAGTGACAATATGGCCGAGATCCTGATGGTAGCAGGCCTGGCTGCATTAATTATTGAAGTGGCTGTGCTTGGGTTCGCTACCTTTGTGTTGTTGTTTCTGGGAGCCTCGCTGCTGATTACCGGCCTGGCGATGACTGTTGGTTTGCTTGATACCACTTTGGTTACTGCGCTTTGGAGTAATGCACTACTGACTACCGTGCTGGCGCTGGGGTTATGGAAGCCGCTGCGCCGGATGCAGAATAATGTTGAGAGCAAGGAAGTGAATAGCGACTTTGCAGCAGAGACATTTATTCTCGAAGTGGATGTTGATATTCAGGGGAATACCACTCGCGCCTATTCTGGTGTGCAGTGGAAGTTGAAAAGCCAGCAGCCAATTGCCGCAGGTACTTTGGTTAAAGTTATCAAAACCGAAGTGGGTGTGATGTGGGTTGAAGCAGCCTGA
- a CDS encoding nuclear transport factor 2 family protein encodes MSAHQELIKTFYTAFQNLDYETMKACYHPDAYFRDEAFELNGIEPGAMWHMLCERADGMTIDFSVTEKNGQVTAHWEPKYNFSQTGRFVHNIIDAEFEFKDGKIIKHIDRFNFWRWSRQALGLPGLLLGWTPLLRKKVSQMAMGNLKAFMAKNY; translated from the coding sequence ATGAGCGCCCATCAAGAGCTGATCAAAACCTTTTACACCGCCTTTCAGAATCTCGATTATGAGACGATGAAAGCCTGTTACCATCCGGATGCTTACTTCCGTGATGAAGCATTTGAGCTCAACGGTATTGAACCGGGAGCTATGTGGCACATGCTGTGTGAACGTGCTGATGGTATGACCATTGATTTTTCAGTCACCGAAAAAAACGGCCAAGTAACCGCCCACTGGGAGCCTAAATACAACTTCAGTCAGACCGGGCGTTTTGTTCACAACATTATTGATGCTGAATTTGAATTTAAAGACGGCAAAATTATTAAACATATCGACCGTTTTAACTTCTGGCGCTGGAGTCGCCAGGCGCTAGGCCTGCCGGGTTTATTACTGGGCTGGACGCCATTATTGCGTAAAAAAGTCAGCCAAATGGCGATGGGCAATCTGAAAGCATTTATGGCAAAGAATTACTGA
- a CDS encoding GlxA family transcriptional regulator, whose product MKRCVILALDNCPLSSVSGPMEILLLACRLAGVEDWRIEIVAERQLQVAGNGGVSLKAHQTIADVKQADLVIVGAIGDPRMRTEEIAPKTLQWIQALQQQGSQLVSICTGAYVLACAGVLAHKRVTSHWAVIDWLAQQFPECDWQPGAMLTQDGQVCCSGGASAYQDMSLLLVRQYFGDAIARQVARSVLIDLDRHSQLQYASFMPQRQHQDHLIHLVQDWLEQHACEPCTQQELAELINLSERQFKRRFKQALQQTPLSYIQALRIEAAKKELETNLKHIDVIARDCGYEDVRFFRELFKRNTGLAPSEYRTKFSS is encoded by the coding sequence ATGAAACGCTGCGTGATTCTTGCACTGGATAACTGTCCTTTGTCATCGGTCTCCGGGCCGATGGAAATCCTGCTGTTGGCCTGCAGGCTAGCTGGGGTAGAAGACTGGCGTATCGAGATCGTTGCCGAGCGTCAGCTCCAGGTGGCCGGTAATGGTGGTGTTAGCCTGAAGGCGCACCAGACAATAGCGGATGTGAAACAAGCTGATTTGGTGATTGTGGGGGCTATTGGTGATCCGAGAATGCGTACAGAGGAGATTGCTCCAAAAACATTACAGTGGATTCAGGCCTTGCAGCAGCAGGGCAGCCAATTAGTGAGTATTTGTACCGGCGCGTATGTCCTGGCTTGTGCCGGTGTGTTAGCCCATAAGCGGGTCACCAGTCATTGGGCTGTGATCGACTGGCTGGCACAGCAGTTCCCGGAATGTGATTGGCAGCCGGGTGCCATGCTGACTCAGGATGGTCAGGTGTGTTGTTCTGGGGGCGCCAGTGCTTATCAGGATATGAGCTTATTATTGGTGCGCCAGTATTTTGGTGACGCCATTGCTCGCCAGGTGGCCAGATCGGTTCTGATTGACCTCGACCGTCATAGCCAGTTGCAATACGCCAGCTTTATGCCACAACGGCAACATCAGGATCATTTAATTCATCTGGTTCAGGATTGGCTGGAACAACATGCTTGTGAGCCATGTACTCAGCAGGAGCTGGCTGAATTAATTAACCTGAGTGAGCGCCAGTTTAAGCGCCGCTTTAAACAAGCGCTGCAACAAACACCACTGTCTTATATTCAGGCGCTAAGGATTGAAGCCGCAAAAAAAGAACTTGAAACCAATCTGAAACATATTGATGTGATTGCCCGTGATTGCGGCTACGAGGATGTGCGTTTTTTCAGAGAATTATTTAAACGTAATACCGGGTTGGCGCCGAGCGAATATCGCACGAAATTTTCATCCTAA
- a CDS encoding patatin family protein has protein sequence MQSQQSISSANCHPCRAEICGPELPQQGHALVAEGGGQRGVFTAGILDAWLHAGFNPFEILIGTSAGAQNLSSYMTCQPGFGYHAITELSSQPQFFKWQRSLIGKHAVDLDWYFEQVHGQASGLDIERGYKRLQQRQLYFSATRSDNRRAEFFSPDKNNWMDMLKASSALPVLYKGGVKIGEHHYVDGGLSAPLPVEEAYNRGARKITVLRTVTEETSLTSPWVHKIKSMICNSHYCPKVIDLITHHEDSYQRNLAFINNPPADVEIEQIFPQQALSSSLVGSSKHALQQDYQRGIESGKRFLVQQTLG, from the coding sequence ATGCAATCACAGCAATCCATCTCATCCGCTAACTGCCACCCCTGCCGTGCTGAAATCTGCGGCCCTGAATTACCTCAACAGGGCCATGCTCTTGTTGCCGAAGGTGGTGGCCAACGTGGTGTGTTTACCGCGGGTATTCTCGATGCTTGGTTACATGCTGGATTTAACCCGTTTGAGATTTTAATCGGCACGTCTGCTGGCGCTCAAAACTTATCCAGTTACATGACCTGTCAACCGGGCTTTGGTTATCACGCCATTACCGAGTTATCGTCGCAGCCGCAATTTTTTAAGTGGCAGCGTTCTTTAATTGGTAAACACGCCGTTGATCTCGACTGGTACTTCGAGCAGGTTCATGGTCAGGCTTCAGGGCTGGATATCGAACGTGGTTATAAGCGTTTGCAGCAACGCCAACTGTATTTTTCGGCAACCCGCAGTGATAACCGCCGTGCCGAATTTTTTTCGCCGGATAAAAACAACTGGATGGATATGTTAAAAGCCTCCAGCGCGTTACCCGTGCTGTATAAAGGCGGCGTGAAAATTGGTGAGCATCATTATGTTGATGGTGGTCTGTCGGCGCCGCTCCCAGTGGAAGAAGCGTACAATCGCGGAGCCCGAAAAATCACGGTATTACGCACCGTAACGGAAGAAACCAGCTTAACCTCACCCTGGGTGCACAAAATTAAATCGATGATTTGTAATTCGCACTACTGTCCTAAAGTCATTGATTTAATTACCCATCATGAAGACAGCTATCAGCGTAATCTGGCGTTTATAAACAACCCACCGGCGGATGTTGAAATTGAGCAGATATTTCCTCAGCAAGCGTTGTCCAGCTCACTGGTAGGCAGCTCAAAACACGCTTTGCAGCAGGATTACCAAAGGGGAATTGAAAGTGGCAAACGTTTTTTAGTACAGCAAACCTTAGGATGA
- a CDS encoding (2Fe-2S)-binding protein, with product MNTITINGQTIELTDSDSNNDSDKPLLWFVRENLELTGTKFGCGVGMCGACTVHVDGYPTRSCITPVSSVLGKSITTIEGLSEDNDHPLQQAWVEHQVPQCGYCQSGQIMTAAALLENNPTPSDEDINNAMNVICRCGTHQRIRKGIKAASEALIASSD from the coding sequence ATGAACACAATTACCATTAATGGCCAAACCATTGAACTAACCGACAGCGACAGCAATAACGACAGCGACAAACCGCTGCTGTGGTTTGTGCGTGAAAATCTGGAGTTAACCGGTACCAAGTTTGGTTGTGGTGTTGGTATGTGTGGTGCCTGTACCGTGCACGTGGATGGCTACCCAACGCGCTCGTGCATCACCCCGGTGAGCAGTGTGCTGGGCAAATCCATTACCACCATCGAAGGCCTGAGCGAAGACAACGACCACCCGTTGCAACAAGCCTGGGTTGAACATCAGGTGCCTCAGTGTGGCTACTGCCAATCCGGGCAGATTATGACGGCTGCCGCACTGCTGGAGAACAACCCAACGCCCTCTGATGAAGACATTAACAATGCCATGAACGTGATTTGCCGCTGTGGTACACACCAGCGCATTCGCAAAGGCATCAAAGCCGCGTCAGAAGCATTGATCGCCTCATCGGATTAA